A portion of the Candidatus Poribacteria bacterium genome contains these proteins:
- a CDS encoding ABC transporter permease subunit gives MLTTLIRRELLDNLMTFRFAAAVFIMLLLVVANTIVLIKDYDRRLASYNAAVKSNHETMLERKTYSGVSWDVIRPPNLLSIFNVGLDKRLNNEVFVYYSYVPTLWDGQKHGSTNPFLNLFSSIDIVFIFQVVLSLMALIFAYDALAGERERGTLRLVLTHPVSRAKILLAKYISAMICLLVPLLMSLLLVVILLTTSPTISLNVDDFLRIGGIVLSSIVYLSVFYLIGMLISAVTRGTGTALMLAMFVWGFWVLVYPNVILVRITPAQPSQDRLESAFNQIEQIWEEFDRERKHFLANDPIPGEDPRFGMVGEDPHFGMHGGSGFNYELWHKIQSTLLYTYVAVSTIEKLDDKFEAQVPHVQNYYRFTVPKAIDTAERAWLVRKQVMESVYVQPAIVDRIFLRVSPVGMYDAATQAWAGTDLFGLRDFYEATRKYRRTVIDYLYDINAFEDRRWFSADKGSADWENFPQFSFQRSDVHINAMRALPDLLLLLMMNLILFMVIFWVFQRSEV, from the coding sequence ATGCTAACAACACTCATTCGCCGAGAACTCCTTGACAATCTAATGACGTTCCGATTTGCAGCAGCGGTTTTCATTATGCTGCTGCTTGTTGTTGCAAATACCATTGTGCTGATTAAGGATTATGACCGACGGTTAGCAAGTTACAATGCTGCTGTTAAATCGAATCACGAGACAATGCTGGAAAGAAAAACCTATTCGGGCGTAAGTTGGGATGTTATCCGTCCACCAAATCTGTTGAGTATCTTTAATGTTGGATTGGATAAACGGCTGAATAACGAAGTATTTGTGTATTACAGTTATGTGCCCACACTGTGGGATGGTCAGAAGCATGGATCAACGAATCCATTTCTGAATCTCTTTTCTTCGATTGATATTGTCTTTATTTTTCAGGTTGTTCTGAGCCTTATGGCACTTATTTTTGCCTACGATGCACTTGCCGGGGAACGTGAGCGCGGCACATTGCGTCTTGTCCTAACGCATCCGGTGAGTCGTGCTAAAATCTTATTGGCGAAATACATCAGTGCAATGATATGTCTGCTGGTGCCGCTTTTGATGAGTTTGCTCCTTGTGGTGATTTTGCTAACCACGTCCCCCACTATTTCACTAAACGTTGATGATTTTCTTCGTATCGGTGGTATTGTCTTGAGTTCAATTGTGTATCTGTCGGTGTTCTACCTCATCGGTATGTTGATTTCAGCAGTAACTCGCGGAACTGGCACTGCACTAATGCTTGCTATGTTTGTCTGGGGGTTTTGGGTATTGGTATATCCGAATGTGATTCTTGTTAGGATTACTCCTGCGCAGCCTTCCCAAGACCGTCTGGAATCTGCTTTTAATCAGATTGAACAGATATGGGAGGAATTTGACCGAGAACGTAAGCATTTCCTTGCCAATGATCCTATTCCAGGAGAGGATCCGCGTTTTGGTATGGTCGGGGAAGATCCACATTTTGGCATGCACGGTGGCTCAGGTTTCAACTATGAGTTGTGGCATAAAATACAGTCAACACTTCTATACACCTATGTTGCTGTTTCAACCATAGAGAAACTTGATGATAAATTTGAAGCACAGGTGCCGCACGTGCAAAACTATTACCGCTTCACCGTGCCAAAGGCCATTGACACTGCGGAACGGGCGTGGCTTGTACGAAAACAAGTCATGGAATCTGTTTACGTTCAGCCAGCGATAGTTGATCGCATCTTTTTGAGGGTCTCGCCAGTCGGGATGTATGATGCTGCGACGCAAGCATGGGCAGGTACAGATCTATTCGGACTCAGAGATTTTTACGAGGCGACGCGAAAGTACCGAAGGACTGTAATTGACTATCTCTACGATATAAACGCGTTTGAAGATCGACGATGGTTTTCTGCTGACAAAGGGTCAGCGGACTGGGAAAATTTTCCTCAGTTTTCTTTTCAGAGAAGTGATGTGCATATAAATGCGATGCGAGCACTCCCGGATTTACTCCTGCTGCTCATGATGAACTTAATTCTCTTTATGGTAATATTTTGGGTTTTCCAAAGGAGTGAAGTGTAG